A genomic region of Thermodesulfovibrio aggregans contains the following coding sequences:
- a CDS encoding tetratricopeptide repeat protein, with amino-acid sequence MIYYKIMKRILSLLVFLLLIACTPEERIRQINESDFHTEIGYAYFIEKNYQLAYSEFHKALQIDPNNKNALHGLALVHMEFQEYEAAKDLFLKTLSLDQDYADAWFNLGICYQKLNMHKEAIEAFQKALNNPLFVTQDKAYFGQGLSYYRTGRYEEAKNAFDKAIKRNVLLIQAHLYMALTYQKLNQYSEAAKTLRNAIRLDSSFKGDVDKFSKTLKEELNTQQTNMPKEDILDLLEILKY; translated from the coding sequence ATGATATACTATAAAATTATGAAAAGAATTTTAAGCTTACTGGTTTTTCTTCTTTTAATTGCCTGCACTCCAGAAGAAAGAATAAGGCAAATAAATGAGTCGGATTTTCATACTGAAATTGGATATGCCTATTTTATTGAAAAAAACTATCAGCTTGCTTACTCTGAATTTCATAAAGCTCTACAGATTGATCCCAATAACAAAAATGCACTTCATGGATTAGCTCTTGTTCACATGGAGTTTCAGGAATATGAAGCAGCAAAAGATCTGTTTCTAAAAACTTTATCACTTGATCAGGACTATGCTGATGCATGGTTTAATCTGGGAATTTGTTATCAAAAATTGAATATGCATAAGGAAGCAATAGAGGCGTTTCAAAAAGCCTTAAATAATCCTCTATTCGTAACTCAGGATAAAGCCTACTTTGGGCAGGGACTATCTTACTACAGAACTGGACGTTACGAGGAAGCCAAAAATGCTTTTGATAAAGCAATAAAAAGAAATGTTCTTCTCATTCAAGCCCACCTTTACATGGCACTTACATACCAAAAACTTAATCAATACTCAGAAGCAGCAAAAACTTTAAGAAATGCTATCAGACTTGACTCTTCTTTTAAAGGCGATGTGGATAAATTTTCAAAAACTCTTAAAGAAGAATTAAACACACAGCAAACAAATATGCCAAAGGAAGACATTCTTGATCTTCTTGAGATATTAAAATACTGA
- a CDS encoding branched-chain amino acid transaminase, translated as MVPKTEKIWMDGKFVNWDDAKVHVLTHSLHYGLAVFEGIRCYKTEKGPAVFRLKDHVERLFKSAHIFTLKIPFTEQEIFEAIKETIRVNKIDSCYIRPIVFVGYGNMGVYPKNNPIQVAIAVWNWGAYLGEEGLQKGIRVKTSSFIRNHVNSNMSRGKVAGYYVNSQLAKIEAISCGFDEAVLLDTEGYVSEGSGENIFIVRKGILKTTPLTSILEGITRDSVITIAKDLGIEVREERFTRDELYISDEAFFTGTAAEITPIREVDGRTIGSGSRGPITEEIQKLFFDIVNGKVSKYHHWLDFV; from the coding sequence ATGGTTCCTAAGACAGAAAAGATATGGATGGATGGTAAATTTGTAAATTGGGATGATGCAAAGGTTCATGTCCTTACTCATTCTCTTCATTATGGTTTAGCAGTTTTTGAAGGAATAAGGTGTTATAAAACAGAAAAGGGACCTGCAGTTTTTAGATTAAAGGACCATGTGGAAAGACTTTTTAAATCCGCCCATATATTCACTCTAAAAATTCCATTTACAGAACAGGAAATTTTTGAAGCAATAAAAGAAACTATAAGAGTTAATAAAATTGACTCTTGTTACATAAGACCAATAGTTTTTGTAGGTTACGGGAATATGGGAGTTTATCCCAAGAATAATCCTATTCAGGTGGCAATAGCTGTATGGAACTGGGGTGCCTACCTTGGAGAAGAGGGCTTACAGAAAGGCATAAGAGTTAAGACATCATCTTTTATCAGAAATCATGTAAACTCTAATATGTCCAGAGGAAAAGTAGCTGGATATTATGTTAATAGTCAACTTGCAAAAATTGAGGCAATTTCCTGCGGATTTGACGAGGCTGTTTTGCTTGATACTGAAGGATATGTTTCTGAAGGAAGCGGAGAGAATATTTTTATCGTTCGCAAAGGCATTCTTAAGACGACTCCTCTTACTTCAATCCTTGAAGGAATTACAAGAGATAGTGTTATTACCATTGCAAAGGATCTTGGAATTGAAGTTAGAGAAGAGAGATTCACCCGTGATGAACTCTACATATCAGATGAAGCTTTCTTTACAGGAACAGCCGCAGAGATAACTCCAATAAGAGAAGTTGATGGAAGAACCATAGGTTCAGGTAGCCGTGGTCCGATCACTGAAGAGATACAGAAATTATTTTTTGATATAGTTAATGGCAAAGTTTCAAAGTATCACCACTGGCTTGACTTTGTTTGA
- a CDS encoding transketolase yields the protein MKDLVELSKLIRYYILKSTTWAGSGHPTTCLSSVELMVSLLFGGFFYFDADNPDNPNNDRLIFSKGHAAPLLYSLWTVVGKVTEEELLTLRKFGSPLEGHPVRAFPYSEAATGSLGQGLSIGVGMAINGKYIERLPYRVFVLLGDSEMAEGSVWEAIQLAAYYRLNNLIGIVDVNRLGQRGETMYGWDLSAYEKRISSFGWKTICIDGHNFEEIFKAYEEALKSEMPSMIIAKTVKGKGVSFLEDKEGRHGVALTEEEFNQALKELGEIKKITVSVKKPESLNFCSQSLEIKEFKKKYSIGEMVATRRAYGEALVKIFPEFSNIVVLDAEVSNSTYAEIFKKYYPERFFECFVAEQNMVGMAVGLALRGKIPFVSTFAAFLTRAFDHIRMAQYSDANIKFVGSHAGVSIGQDGPSQMGLEDIAMMRSILKSVVLYPSDAVSTEKLVREAAKYKGIVYIRTTRSATPVIYDYDEEFPIGGAKVLRVSDRDLFTVIGAGITLHEALKAYEELKSRGIYIRVIDLYSVKPLNTEILKKALTETKAIITVEDHYPAGGIGEAVKSEVGSERVFSLACSKIPKSGKPEELLDYEEISAKAIVATVNKLMNFSSF from the coding sequence GTGAAAGACTTAGTAGAATTATCAAAGTTAATAAGATACTATATTCTTAAATCCACAACTTGGGCAGGTTCAGGGCATCCCACGACCTGCCTTTCTTCGGTAGAGTTAATGGTAAGCCTCCTTTTTGGAGGCTTTTTTTATTTTGATGCAGATAATCCAGATAATCCCAACAATGACAGACTAATATTTTCAAAGGGACATGCAGCTCCTCTTCTTTACTCTCTTTGGACAGTGGTAGGTAAAGTGACTGAGGAAGAACTTTTAACTTTAAGAAAATTTGGTTCTCCTCTTGAAGGTCATCCTGTAAGAGCTTTTCCATATTCAGAGGCAGCCACAGGCTCTCTTGGGCAGGGGCTTTCAATTGGCGTGGGAATGGCTATTAATGGGAAATACATTGAAAGACTTCCATATCGCGTTTTTGTCCTTCTTGGTGACAGCGAGATGGCTGAAGGTTCTGTTTGGGAAGCTATTCAGCTTGCTGCATATTATCGCCTTAACAATCTTATAGGAATAGTTGATGTTAACAGACTTGGTCAGCGCGGTGAGACAATGTATGGATGGGACTTGTCTGCCTACGAAAAAAGAATTTCTTCTTTTGGCTGGAAAACAATATGCATTGATGGTCATAATTTTGAAGAGATTTTTAAAGCCTATGAAGAAGCTTTAAAGAGTGAGATGCCTTCAATGATAATTGCAAAAACAGTAAAAGGTAAGGGAGTTTCTTTTCTTGAAGATAAAGAAGGCAGACACGGAGTTGCTTTAACAGAGGAAGAATTTAATCAGGCCTTGAAAGAGCTTGGAGAAATAAAAAAGATTACAGTTTCAGTGAAAAAGCCTGAGAGCCTTAATTTCTGTTCACAATCTTTAGAAATAAAAGAGTTTAAAAAGAAATACAGCATTGGTGAAATGGTTGCCACAAGGCGTGCCTACGGTGAGGCACTTGTTAAGATATTCCCTGAATTTTCAAATATTGTTGTTCTTGATGCAGAAGTTAGCAACTCCACATACGCAGAAATATTCAAAAAATACTATCCAGAAAGATTTTTTGAATGCTTTGTTGCAGAGCAGAATATGGTTGGAATGGCAGTAGGGCTTGCTCTTAGAGGTAAGATTCCATTTGTTTCAACATTTGCAGCCTTTCTAACTCGCGCCTTTGACCATATAAGAATGGCACAGTACAGTGACGCAAACATTAAATTTGTGGGTTCCCATGCAGGAGTATCCATTGGACAAGACGGTCCCAGTCAGATGGGGCTTGAAGATATTGCAATGATGAGAAGTATTTTAAAAAGTGTTGTTTTATATCCAAGTGATGCAGTTTCTACTGAAAAACTTGTTAGAGAGGCAGCAAAATACAAGGGAATTGTTTACATAAGGACAACTCGCTCTGCAACACCAGTTATTTACGATTATGATGAGGAGTTTCCAATTGGGGGAGCAAAAGTTTTAAGGGTTTCAGATAGAGATTTATTTACAGTTATTGGTGCAGGAATAACGCTTCATGAAGCATTGAAAGCTTATGAAGAATTGAAAAGCAGAGGAATCTATATTAGAGTAATAGACCTTTATAGCGTAAAGCCTCTCAATACTGAAATACTTAAAAAAGCGTTAACTGAGACAAAGGCAATTATTACAGTTGAAGACCATTATCCTGCAGGTGGTATTGGAGAAGCGGTTAAATCTGAAGTTGGCTCTGAGAGAGTTTTCAGTCTAGCATGTTCAAAGATTCCAAAAAGTGGTAAGCCTGAAGAACTTTTAGATTATGAGGAGATTTCTGCAAAAGCTATAGTTGCTACTGTCAATAAACTCATGAATTTTAGTTCCTTCTGA
- the murJ gene encoding murein biosynthesis integral membrane protein MurJ — MAKGRIVKAAGAISLATSFSRILGYIKDMILAKYFGATGLSDVFFVAFRIPNLLRELFAEGSMSSAVIPVLKESQVKNPEETKQIVKSLFTFIVIVVGIITLLGILFSPLIVKLIAPGFTANEEKFQLTVLLTRIMFPFLLFISLAALTMGTLNTNNIFFIPALAPCFLNIVTIVAVVGFSSFFFNPIISVAVGITLGGFVQWLIQVPSFYKNGFKFGIARYHPALKKIAILVIPTILSMTVNQINIFVSTILASFLPEGSVTYLYYSMRLIQLPIGIFGVAVGMAVLPTLSGHIAEGKRDLLIKDFIFALKFLFFLTIPSTIGLIMLKEPIVNTLFQRGVFDLNATINTASALLFYSFGILGTVGSRTITATFYSMQNTKTPVACATTGMLVNIGVSLVLMKSMKHNGLALAYSIAATVQFLMLSILLKRKIQEIAFSSIIPSFIKSLIASLVSIGIAKLICNLNPNIWLHSEQMLIKFLWLGFAITVAIVGYFVLCYFMKHEELSYILKKIRRN, encoded by the coding sequence ATGGCAAAGGGAAGAATAGTCAAGGCAGCAGGAGCAATTTCTTTAGCCACTTCTTTTAGCAGAATTCTTGGGTATATAAAAGATATGATTCTTGCAAAATATTTTGGAGCAACCGGTCTAAGTGATGTTTTCTTTGTAGCCTTCAGAATACCAAATTTACTAAGAGAACTTTTTGCTGAAGGTTCAATGTCATCAGCAGTAATACCTGTCTTAAAGGAATCTCAAGTAAAAAATCCAGAAGAAACAAAACAAATTGTAAAAAGTCTTTTTACTTTTATAGTTATTGTCGTAGGTATAATTACTCTTTTAGGAATTTTATTTAGTCCCTTAATTGTAAAACTTATTGCTCCTGGATTTACAGCTAATGAGGAGAAATTCCAATTAACTGTATTGCTTACAAGAATAATGTTTCCATTTTTACTTTTTATAAGTCTGGCTGCTCTTACAATGGGCACATTAAACACGAATAACATATTTTTTATTCCCGCTCTTGCTCCATGCTTTTTAAATATCGTAACAATCGTAGCTGTAGTAGGTTTTAGTTCATTTTTTTTTAATCCCATAATCTCTGTAGCAGTTGGCATAACTTTGGGAGGTTTTGTCCAATGGCTAATTCAGGTTCCGTCTTTTTATAAAAATGGCTTTAAATTTGGGATAGCAAGGTATCATCCTGCTTTAAAAAAGATTGCAATTCTTGTAATCCCAACAATACTATCAATGACAGTAAATCAGATAAATATATTTGTTAGCACTATTTTAGCAAGTTTTCTTCCAGAAGGCAGTGTTACATATCTTTATTACTCAATGAGGCTTATACAACTGCCCATTGGAATCTTTGGAGTCGCTGTAGGAATGGCAGTACTGCCAACTCTTTCAGGACATATTGCAGAAGGCAAAAGAGACTTGCTTATAAAAGATTTTATCTTCGCCTTAAAGTTTCTCTTTTTCCTTACAATTCCATCTACAATCGGCTTGATAATGCTTAAGGAACCTATTGTAAATACATTATTTCAAAGAGGTGTATTTGATTTAAATGCCACAATTAATACTGCCTCTGCCCTGCTTTTTTACAGCTTTGGTATTCTTGGCACCGTTGGCTCAAGAACAATAACCGCTACATTTTATTCTATGCAAAATACAAAAACTCCTGTAGCATGTGCAACTACCGGAATGCTTGTCAATATTGGAGTTTCTCTTGTTTTAATGAAATCTATGAAACACAATGGATTAGCTCTTGCCTACTCTATAGCTGCGACAGTGCAATTTCTAATGCTTAGCATTTTATTAAAAAGAAAAATACAAGAAATCGCTTTTTCATCTATTATCCCATCTTTTATTAAAAGCCTTATTGCTTCGCTCGTAAGTATAGGAATTGCCAAACTAATCTGCAATCTTAATCCAAATATATGGCTTCATAGTGAACAGATGCTCATTAAATTTCTCTGGCTTGGATTTGCAATTACAGTAGCCATAGTTGGATATTTTGTCCTCTGTTATTTTATGAAACATGAAGAGCTGAGTTATATTTTAAAAAAGATCAGAAGGAACTAA
- the gatB gene encoding Asp-tRNA(Asn)/Glu-tRNA(Gln) amidotransferase subunit GatB encodes MQYEAVIGLEVHAQLLTESKIFCGCSTQFGAEPNTQVCPVCLGMPGVLPVLNKKAVEYTIKTGLALNCRIAPYSRFARKNYFYPDLPKGYQISQYELPLCEDGYLEIVIDGERKKIRIKRIHLEEDAGKNIHDPSGYSFVDFNRTGVPLMEIVSEPDIRSPKEAALYMKKLRAILRYLGVCDGNLEQGSLRCDANVSVREVGSTEFGVKTEIKNINSFRFVEKALEYEIKRQIKLLSMGEKIIQETRLWDSQTGTTQSMRSKEEAHDYRYFPEPDLVPVVVSEEWIEKIKKDMPELPDQKIERFIKDYGLPQYDAEILTEEKALAEWFEEAVKLGGKPKEVSNWIMVELLRLLNEEGKDITECSLTPSQLVELLGLIEKGTINRNTAKDVFEEMYKTGKSAEALVKEKGLTQISDSSVIIDAIRQVMSTNPKEVERFKAGEEKLIGFFVGQVMKLTKGKANPKLVNELVVKILKET; translated from the coding sequence ATGCAATACGAAGCAGTAATTGGTTTAGAAGTTCATGCTCAACTTTTAACAGAGAGCAAAATATTCTGTGGTTGCTCCACTCAGTTTGGAGCAGAACCAAATACACAGGTATGCCCTGTTTGTCTTGGAATGCCTGGAGTGCTTCCTGTGCTTAACAAAAAAGCAGTTGAATATACAATTAAAACAGGATTGGCTCTTAACTGCAGAATTGCTCCATACAGTAGATTTGCAAGAAAAAACTACTTCTATCCTGACCTTCCAAAGGGATATCAGATAAGTCAATACGAACTTCCACTTTGCGAGGATGGATATCTTGAGATTGTCATTGATGGAGAGAGAAAAAAAATTCGCATAAAAAGAATACATCTCGAAGAAGACGCAGGGAAAAACATTCATGATCCTTCTGGATACAGCTTTGTTGATTTTAACAGAACAGGTGTTCCTCTGATGGAAATTGTCTCTGAACCTGATATCCGCTCACCAAAAGAGGCAGCTCTGTATATGAAAAAACTAAGAGCCATCTTAAGATATCTCGGTGTATGCGATGGTAATCTTGAACAGGGTTCTCTTCGCTGTGATGCCAATGTTTCTGTAAGAGAGGTTGGTTCTACCGAGTTTGGAGTTAAAACAGAGATTAAAAATATAAATTCGTTCAGATTTGTTGAAAAAGCTCTTGAGTATGAAATAAAAAGACAGATAAAGCTTTTGTCAATGGGAGAAAAGATTATTCAGGAGACAAGACTCTGGGATTCTCAGACAGGTACAACCCAATCTATGCGCTCTAAAGAGGAAGCTCATGATTATAGATATTTTCCAGAGCCTGATCTTGTTCCTGTAGTAGTGTCAGAGGAATGGATTGAAAAAATTAAAAAAGATATGCCCGAGTTACCGGATCAGAAAATTGAAAGATTCATTAAAGATTATGGGTTACCTCAATATGATGCAGAGATTTTAACAGAAGAGAAAGCTTTGGCAGAATGGTTTGAAGAGGCAGTAAAATTAGGTGGAAAACCGAAGGAAGTATCAAACTGGATCATGGTAGAACTTTTAAGGTTGCTGAATGAAGAGGGGAAAGATATTACTGAATGTAGTTTAACTCCTTCACAATTGGTTGAACTGTTGGGATTGATTGAAAAAGGCACAATTAACAGGAACACTGCTAAAGACGTATTTGAAGAAATGTACAAAACTGGAAAATCAGCTGAAGCTTTAGTGAAGGAAAAAGGACTTACTCAAATCTCTGATAGTTCTGTTATAATTGATGCAATCAGACAGGTAATGTCAACAAATCCGAAGGAGGTCGAAAGGTTTAAAGCTGGAGAGGAAAAATTAATCGGATTCTTTGTTGGACAGGTAATGAAACTGACTAAAGGCAAAGCTAATCCTAAATTGGTAAATGAACTTGTTGTAAAAATCTTAAAGGAGACATAG
- the mfd gene encoding transcription-repair coupling factor, translated as MNHAESIHETLLKEVEKISNLIQTNEEIYNLSITSFALFLCFAENYIVFEENEQQAYKLYSSIKSLSEFFNRPNDTVLLPSEGNDRLVAVFKILHENSKKIITTLESGKIPTQIENIHIKKSITIERELLRNRLLSLGYTQVELVTQEGEFSEHGWVFDVWGIGEEYPVRVEFFGDEIEEIKIFNPETQLSVREKNEIWIIPAKENDAKTELTDLFEFDNVFIVGSRFFETNPGKKVTKISHLPIQFSSQAVDGRDKTFYGLGILPNERKNLSDFPKNLKALGIPIIFSLSSRGKAETIKEILFSHGIIAPLIHKNEVGNYSGKYATTISELQEGLFRESLMIITDFELFAEKPIKKKKSAISKIPLDGLEINEGDFVVHKEHGIGIFRGIKRQKYEDTEEDVLVVEYKEGDILYVPTWNIEKIYRYSARDGFVPPLDKLGSNRWQKAKERERKKIQDIADKLLNLYAQRKTPRGFIYSEDTEIHKNFDEFFPYEETEDQQNAIDAILKKMRQPLPMEVLLCGDAGYGKTEVAMRAAFRAVYDGKQVAVLVPTTLLCEQHYRTFKKRFEAFPVKIEYLSRFRSAKEIKKVIEDVKTGKVDILIGTHMIVLKEVEFFDLGLLIIDEEQKFGVIHKEKIKEKYPKVDLLTITATPIPRTLQIGLSGLWDIFVIQTPPKERLAVRTFVIHENDSIIKEAIEKEIQRAGQVYFLHNRIHDIELVKSKLQSLVPSARIAVAHGRMKEKVLDRVMLDFLDGKIDVLLCTSIIAAGLDIPNVNTIIIDQAHTFGLSDLYQIRGRVGRSSIQANAYLIIPSEDSLSENAKKRIKAIQEMSYLGAGFHIALKDLEIRGAGELLGVEQSGINRLGFDLYIEMLNEAVKEAKGEALSSLKLPEIKFSLPAFIPEEYIKETSMRIRIYRKLSQISQEEELQKLKDEIYDRFGNFPQEVENLFKTARIRILASKIKISQIRQTKDKFRFTVEENLEPAFVTKLLNTLTGFKNKGIVRDLKFYQNGFEVSIKRLDELTSFLSRLIYKLDEKK; from the coding sequence ATGAACCATGCTGAGAGTATTCATGAAACGCTATTAAAAGAAGTAGAAAAAATATCTAACCTGATCCAAACTAATGAAGAGATTTATAATCTTTCCATCACTTCCTTTGCCCTTTTTCTTTGTTTTGCAGAAAACTATATTGTCTTTGAAGAAAATGAACAGCAGGCTTATAAACTTTATTCCTCTATAAAAAGTCTTTCTGAATTTTTCAACCGTCCAAATGACACTGTTTTATTGCCATCTGAGGGAAATGATAGATTGGTGGCAGTGTTTAAAATTCTGCATGAAAATAGTAAAAAAATCATCACTACACTTGAATCTGGAAAAATTCCAACTCAGATTGAAAATATCCACATAAAAAAGAGTATTACAATTGAGAGAGAATTATTAAGAAACAGGTTACTTTCTTTGGGATATACTCAAGTGGAGTTAGTTACACAGGAAGGAGAATTCTCAGAACATGGATGGGTCTTTGATGTATGGGGAATTGGAGAGGAATATCCAGTGAGAGTAGAATTTTTTGGTGATGAAATAGAGGAGATAAAAATTTTTAATCCTGAAACACAACTATCAGTGAGAGAAAAAAATGAAATATGGATAATACCAGCAAAGGAAAATGATGCCAAAACAGAGTTAACTGATTTATTTGAATTTGATAATGTCTTTATAGTTGGCAGCAGATTTTTTGAAACGAATCCTGGCAAGAAAGTGACTAAAATCTCCCATTTGCCTATCCAGTTCTCTTCTCAAGCTGTTGATGGAAGGGATAAAACATTTTATGGACTTGGCATTTTACCGAATGAAAGAAAAAATCTATCTGATTTTCCCAAAAATTTAAAAGCTTTAGGAATTCCGATAATCTTTTCTCTGAGTTCTCGTGGAAAGGCTGAAACAATAAAGGAGATTTTATTCAGCCACGGCATTATTGCTCCATTAATTCATAAAAATGAAGTTGGAAATTACTCTGGTAAATATGCCACTACCATATCTGAGCTTCAGGAAGGATTATTTAGAGAAAGTTTAATGATTATTACAGACTTTGAATTGTTTGCTGAAAAACCAATCAAAAAGAAAAAATCAGCAATAAGTAAAATTCCTCTTGACGGACTGGAAATAAATGAAGGTGACTTTGTAGTTCACAAAGAACATGGAATAGGTATTTTTCGTGGCATAAAAAGACAGAAATATGAAGATACTGAGGAAGATGTACTTGTAGTTGAATACAAAGAAGGAGACATTCTCTATGTACCTACCTGGAATATTGAGAAAATTTACAGATATTCTGCACGAGATGGTTTTGTTCCACCCCTTGATAAACTTGGCAGTAATCGCTGGCAAAAGGCAAAAGAAAGAGAAAGGAAAAAAATACAAGATATTGCTGATAAACTTTTAAATCTTTATGCACAGAGAAAAACTCCTCGTGGTTTTATTTACTCTGAAGACACAGAAATTCATAAAAATTTTGATGAATTTTTTCCTTACGAAGAAACAGAAGACCAGCAAAACGCCATAGATGCAATTTTGAAAAAAATGAGACAACCTCTACCAATGGAAGTTCTTCTATGTGGAGATGCAGGATATGGAAAAACAGAAGTAGCCATGAGAGCAGCTTTCAGAGCAGTCTATGATGGTAAACAGGTAGCAGTCCTTGTTCCAACAACTCTTCTTTGTGAACAGCATTACAGAACCTTTAAAAAAAGATTTGAAGCTTTTCCTGTAAAAATAGAATATCTCAGCAGGTTTCGTTCAGCAAAAGAAATAAAAAAAGTCATTGAAGATGTGAAAACCGGAAAAGTAGATATTTTAATCGGAACTCACATGATTGTTCTGAAAGAAGTTGAGTTTTTTGATCTTGGATTATTAATCATTGATGAAGAACAAAAATTTGGTGTGATACATAAAGAAAAAATAAAAGAAAAATATCCAAAAGTTGACCTTCTTACAATAACAGCAACCCCCATACCACGAACCCTTCAAATAGGATTGAGCGGACTCTGGGATATATTTGTAATCCAGACTCCACCAAAAGAAAGGCTTGCAGTGAGAACATTTGTTATTCACGAAAATGATTCAATAATAAAGGAAGCAATTGAAAAAGAAATTCAAAGAGCAGGTCAGGTTTATTTTCTTCACAACAGGATCCATGATATTGAGCTGGTTAAATCAAAACTTCAGAGTCTTGTACCCTCTGCAAGAATTGCAGTTGCCCATGGAAGAATGAAAGAAAAAGTACTTGACAGAGTAATGCTTGATTTTCTTGATGGGAAAATTGATGTTTTACTCTGCACCTCAATTATAGCTGCAGGACTTGATATCCCCAATGTAAATACAATAATAATTGACCAAGCACACACCTTTGGATTAAGTGATCTCTATCAAATAAGAGGAAGAGTTGGAAGGTCCTCCATACAAGCTAATGCCTATTTGATTATTCCATCAGAAGACTCTCTTAGTGAAAATGCAAAGAAGAGGATAAAAGCCATTCAGGAGATGAGCTATCTTGGAGCAGGTTTCCACATTGCATTAAAGGACCTTGAAATAAGAGGTGCCGGTGAACTTCTTGGTGTTGAGCAGTCAGGTATAAATAGATTGGGATTTGATCTTTATATAGAAATGCTTAATGAAGCAGTAAAAGAAGCTAAAGGTGAAGCTTTATCAAGTTTGAAGTTACCTGAAATTAAATTTTCCTTGCCAGCTTTTATACCAGAAGAATACATAAAAGAGACTTCAATGAGAATAAGAATTTATAGAAAACTAAGCCAGATTTCGCAAGAAGAGGAACTACAAAAGCTTAAAGATGAAATTTATGATAGATTTGGCAATTTTCCTCAAGAGGTTGAAAATCTTTTTAAAACTGCCCGGATACGAATTCTTGCATCAAAGATAAAAATTTCTCAAATCAGACAAACAAAAGACAAATTTAGATTCACTGTTGAGGAAAACCTTGAACCTGCTTTTGTAACAAAGCTTTTGAATACACTGACAGGATTTAAAAATAAAGGAATAGTAAGAGATTTAAAGTTCTATCAGAACGGCTTTGAAGTAAGTATTAAGAGACTTGATGAATTAACTTCTTTTCTCAGCCGACTAATTTACAAGCTTGATGAGAAAAAATGA